GTCGACCACCACGATGTCCACGGCGCCCGAGCGCACCAGGGTGTCGACGATCTCCAGCGCCTGCTCGCCAGCGTCGGGCTGCGACACCAGCAGGTCGTCGAGGTTCACGCCCAGCTTCTGGGCATAGACGGGATCGAGCGCGTGTTCGGCGTCGACGAAGGCGGCCACGCCGCCTTTCTTCTGGACCTCGGCCACGGTGTGCAGGGCCAGGGTGGTCTTGCCCGAGGATTCGGGGCCGAACACCTCGATCACCCGGCCTACCGGCAGGCCGCCGATGCCGAGCGCCAGGTCCAGGCCCAGCGAGCCGGTCGAGACGCTCTCGATCTCGGCCACCTGTCCGGCCTTGCCCAGTTTCATGACCGAGCCCTTGCCGAAGGCGCGATCGATCTGCGCGATCGCCGCCTCCAGAGCGCGTTGCTTGTCGCCGTCTTCTTTACCCACGAGCTTCAGTGCCGCCTGTGACATTGGTTTTCTCTCCCTTGCCATGATTCCCATCTGACTTCGGGAGAGACCCGCCCGGACCCGCTCCCTTGGTGAGCCGGACTATGGACATGGTTTGTTCTTGTTCGCAAGATGTTCTCGTGAACTGAACGAGAACATTCGTTGGGGTGCGACCGATTCAGCCGCAACGGCATCAGCGGCGCCAGAAGGGCCGGGTCTCGGACAGCCGGGCGAAGGCGCGGTCGGAGGCGGCGTGCAGGGCGGCGGCGTCCTGTTCGCGGCGGCCGATCAGGCGCCCGGCGGCGAAGGCGATCTCGGGCGCGGTCAGGCGCGCCTCGGCGGGGATGCGGTCGCGCGCCACGGCCAGGTCGTTGAGGGCGCCGAAGGCGTCCTGCGTCGTCTCCAGCGCCTTGAGGAAACGTCTTTCGCGGCGGGGATGGTCGAACAGGCCGGCGAAGAACTCGGCGGCGTAGCGCAGGCGTTTCACCCGGATGCGCAGCCGGTGGCGGCCCGCCGCGTCCAGACGGTCGAGGCGGCGGCCGCCGCGCCGCACGCGCCGGTTGAGCCGCTCCAGGGCCTCGCCGGCGAACGCGGCGACAGGGCGCGCGCGTCGCCAGGTCCGCACCGGGTCGGGATCGGTCCGCCAGGGGCCGGTCTCGATCCAGGCCAGGGTCTCGAGCATCAGGGCGGCGTAGCGCGGCGAGTTAATCGCTGTCATGGCCCGGCGGTAAGCGCCGCTGCGCGCCGCCAGCAGGCGCAGGCCCAGGGGCGCGAGGCCGGGGTCGGGCGTCGCCAGCGCGGCGGGGTGGAAGACGTCGCGGATGAAGACGTCCAGGTCGCGGGCGGCGTCGGTCTCGTGCGCCAGCCATCTCAGCTCGGCGACGACGGGCTCGGCGTCCTCCCCCAGCAGGGAGGCGAAGACGGACAGGGCGGCGCGTAGGCGGCGAAGGCCCACCCGCATCTGGTGCAGGGCCTCGGGCCGCCGCACCCGCCGCAGCAGTTCGGCGTTGGCCGAGACCTGGCCGAGGGCGACCAGGGCCGTGCGGCGCAGGGCCTCCTCGGTCGTCAGGGCGCGGGGCAGGGGATCGGCGACGGCGAAGCGCGGCGCGCGTTCGGCGCCCTCGGCCAGGCGCCAGCCGCGCTCGGCCTTGCTCTCGAACAGGGGGACCAGGGCGACGTCGGCCGACAGGCGTCGGGCCAGGGCGAACAGGGCCTCGGGGGGGCCGTCCTTCAGCTCCAGCTCCAGTTCGCGCAGGGGTTCGGCGCGGTCGCCGGCCGACAGGTCGCCCTCGTCATAGGCGGCCTCGATCACGGCGCCCTCGAAGGCGATCAGGCGAGCACGGCGGCGCACCGTGCTGGCGAAGCGGGGCGACAGGTCGCGGCGGCCCTTGAGCCGGGCGGCGACGGGCGTGGCCTTCAGCGCCGTCATGTCCAGGGCCTCGCTGGAGACCGGCGTCTCCCATTCGGCGCGGCGCAGGACGTCGCCGCCGGTCTGC
The nucleotide sequence above comes from Brevundimonas naejangsanensis. Encoded proteins:
- a CDS encoding CYTH and CHAD domain-containing protein; translation: MSGAAQEIELKFRLGPGAAARLAVHPALAGEESVQDLRSVYFDTPDQALRRAGWGLRVRATGRGFVQTLKGQTGGDVLRRAEWETPVSSEALDMTALKATPVAARLKGRRDLSPRFASTVRRRARLIAFEGAVIEAAYDEGDLSAGDRAEPLRELELELKDGPPEALFALARRLSADVALVPLFESKAERGWRLAEGAERAPRFAVADPLPRALTTEEALRRTALVALGQVSANAELLRRVRRPEALHQMRVGLRRLRAALSVFASLLGEDAEPVVAELRWLAHETDAARDLDVFIRDVFHPAALATPDPGLAPLGLRLLAARSGAYRRAMTAINSPRYAALMLETLAWIETGPWRTDPDPVRTWRRARPVAAFAGEALERLNRRVRRGGRRLDRLDAAGRHRLRIRVKRLRYAAEFFAGLFDHPRRERRFLKALETTQDAFGALNDLAVARDRIPAEARLTAPEIAFAAGRLIGRREQDAAALHAASDRAFARLSETRPFWRR